The Streptomyces sp. CC0208 genome window below encodes:
- the ykgO gene encoding type B 50S ribosomal protein L36, producing MKVRKSLRSLKAKPGAQVVRRRGVTFVINKKDPRFKARQG from the coding sequence ATGAAGGTACGTAAGTCCCTGCGCTCGCTGAAGGCCAAACCCGGCGCTCAGGTGGTGCGCAGGCGTGGCGTGACCTTTGTGATCAACAAGAAGGACCCCCGCTTCAAGGCCCGCCAAGGCTGA
- a CDS encoding type B 50S ribosomal protein L31, whose translation MRSGTHPVSRPVVFRDRAAGFQLLTLSTLDAQRTVEWEDGATYPVVDVDISSASHPFYTGTSRVADTAGRVERFERRYGRTAAVRP comes from the coding sequence ATGAGGTCCGGCACCCACCCCGTCTCCCGCCCCGTCGTCTTCCGCGACCGTGCCGCGGGCTTCCAACTGCTCACCCTCTCCACCCTCGACGCACAGCGCACGGTGGAGTGGGAGGACGGCGCAACGTACCCGGTCGTCGACGTGGACATCTCGTCCGCGAGTCACCCGTTCTACACCGGTACTTCGCGGGTCGCGGACACCGCGGGTCGAGTGGAGCGCTTCGAGCGCCGCTACGGCCGTACCGCTGCCGTCCGTCCCTGA
- the rpmG gene encoding 50S ribosomal protein L33 — MARSTTRPVVTLRSTAGTKVTYVTRKNRLTHPDRLVVRKYDPAAGKHVLFREER, encoded by the coding sequence ATGGCACGCAGCACCACGCGGCCCGTCGTCACGCTCAGGTCGACGGCCGGCACCAAAGTCACCTACGTGACGCGCAAGAACCGTCTCACCCACCCCGACCGGCTGGTCGTGCGCAAGTACGACCCGGCGGCCGGCAAGCACGTTCTGTTCCGCGAGGAACGATGA
- a CDS encoding YdeI/OmpD-associated family protein encodes MTQDLEIVAFESAEAFQAWLGENHAVSPGIWLKLRKKGPGIITLDYAQALDVALCYGWVDGQKAKFDDQWWLQRFTPRKPRSKWSKTNRDKVTALVEQGRMRPPGQAEVDRAKADGRWEAAYDGAKTATVPDDLTVALTADPSAAAFFETLDRQNRYAILYRIQDAKKAETRARRIEKYVAMLAKGEKLYP; translated from the coding sequence ATGACTCAGGACCTGGAGATCGTCGCGTTCGAATCCGCCGAGGCATTCCAGGCATGGCTCGGGGAGAACCACGCCGTCTCGCCCGGCATCTGGCTCAAGCTTCGCAAGAAGGGCCCCGGAATCATCACGCTGGACTACGCCCAGGCGCTCGACGTGGCACTCTGCTACGGCTGGGTCGACGGCCAGAAGGCCAAGTTCGACGACCAGTGGTGGCTCCAGCGGTTCACCCCGCGCAAGCCGCGCAGCAAGTGGTCCAAGACCAACCGGGACAAGGTGACCGCCCTGGTCGAGCAGGGCCGGATGCGTCCGCCGGGGCAGGCCGAGGTCGACCGCGCCAAGGCAGACGGCCGCTGGGAGGCGGCCTACGACGGCGCGAAGACCGCCACGGTGCCGGACGACCTCACGGTGGCCCTGACCGCCGACCCGTCCGCGGCGGCGTTCTTCGAGACACTCGACCGACAGAACCGATACGCGATCCTGTACCGGATCCAAGACGCCAAGAAGGCCGAGACCCGAGCGCGCCGGATCGAGAAGTACGTGGCGATGCTGGCGAAGGGCGAGAAGCTGTACCCGTAG
- a CDS encoding cold-shock protein — MASGTVKWFNAAKGFGFIEQDGGGADVFAHFSNIAAQGFRELLEGQKVTFDIAAGQKGPTAENIVLA, encoded by the coding sequence ATGGCGTCAGGCACTGTGAAGTGGTTCAACGCGGCCAAGGGTTTCGGCTTCATCGAGCAGGACGGTGGGGGCGCCGACGTATTCGCCCACTTCTCGAACATCGCCGCCCAGGGCTTCCGCGAGCTGCTCGAAGGCCAGAAGGTCACCTTCGACATCGCGGCGGGCCAGAAGGGCCCGACGGCCGAGAACATCGTCCTCGCCTGA
- a CDS encoding DEAD/DEAH box helicase — protein MNSARTHDRFSRRSRFGSSAPSRSGGPSRAGGYGRRPAAVQGEFALPETITPALPAVEAFADLDMPEPLLAALTAQGVSVPFPIQSATLPNTLAGRDALGRGRTGSGKTLAFGLALLARTAGQRAEPRQPLALVLVPTRELAQQVTDALTPYARSVQLRLATVVGGMSIGRQANALRSGAEVVVATPGRLKDLIDRGECRLNQVAITVLDEADQMADMGFMPQVTALLDQVRPEGQRMLFSATLDRNVDRLVRRYLTDPVVHSVDPSAGAVSTMEHHVLHVHGADKHWTTTQIAAREGRVIMFLDTKHAVDRLTQDLLNSGVRAAALHGGKSQPQRTRTLTQFKTGHVTVLVATNVAARGIHVDNLDLVVNVDPPTDHKDYLHRGGRTARAGESGSVVTLVTPNQRRDMTRLMTAAGIMPKITQVRSGEEALSQITGAQTPSGIPVTITAPVAERRPRSTSSSRGRRSPASATRRRTRQSAFNAAA, from the coding sequence GTGAACTCCGCACGTACCCATGACCGCTTTTCCCGCCGCAGCCGTTTCGGATCATCCGCCCCGAGCCGTTCCGGGGGTCCCAGCCGTGCGGGCGGCTACGGCCGGCGGCCCGCAGCGGTGCAGGGCGAGTTCGCCCTGCCGGAGACGATCACTCCCGCGCTGCCCGCGGTCGAGGCGTTCGCCGACCTCGACATGCCCGAGCCGTTGCTGGCCGCGCTGACCGCACAAGGCGTGAGCGTCCCGTTCCCGATCCAGAGCGCGACCTTGCCCAACACCCTCGCGGGCCGCGACGCCTTGGGACGCGGGCGCACCGGTTCCGGCAAGACCCTCGCCTTCGGCCTGGCGTTGCTGGCCCGCACCGCCGGACAGCGCGCCGAGCCCCGCCAGCCGCTGGCCCTGGTCCTCGTGCCGACGCGCGAACTGGCCCAGCAGGTGACCGACGCACTCACCCCCTACGCCCGCTCGGTGCAGCTGCGTCTTGCCACGGTCGTGGGAGGAATGTCGATCGGCAGGCAGGCCAATGCGCTGCGCAGCGGTGCCGAGGTCGTCGTCGCGACGCCGGGACGGCTGAAGGACCTCATCGACCGCGGGGAGTGCCGGCTGAACCAGGTCGCCATCACTGTCCTGGACGAGGCGGACCAGATGGCAGACATGGGCTTCATGCCCCAGGTCACCGCACTCTTGGACCAGGTCCGCCCCGAGGGCCAGCGGATGCTGTTCTCCGCCACCCTCGACCGCAACGTCGACCGCCTGGTCCGCCGCTACCTCACCGATCCGGTCGTCCACTCCGTCGACCCGTCCGCGGGTGCGGTCAGCACCATGGAACACCACGTGCTGCACGTCCACGGCGCGGACAAGCACTGGACGACGACGCAGATCGCGGCGCGCGAAGGCAGGGTGATCATGTTCCTGGACACCAAGCACGCCGTCGACCGGTTGACGCAGGACCTGCTCAACAGCGGAGTGCGGGCCGCCGCCCTGCACGGCGGCAAGTCACAGCCGCAGCGCACCCGGACTCTGACCCAGTTCAAGACCGGGCACGTCACCGTGCTCGTGGCCACGAACGTGGCGGCCCGCGGCATCCACGTCGACAACCTCGACCTGGTCGTCAACGTCGATCCGCCGACCGACCACAAGGACTACCTGCACCGCGGCGGCCGCACCGCGCGCGCCGGCGAGTCGGGCAGCGTCGTCACCCTGGTCACCCCCAACCAGCGCCGCGACATGACCCGTCTCATGACCGCCGCCGGCATCATGCCCAAGATCACCCAGGTCCGCTCCGGCGAAGAGGCACTCAGCCAGATCACCGGCGCCCAGACGCCCTCCGGCATCCCCGTGACGATCACCGCGCCGGTCGCCGAGCGACGTCCGCGCAGCACGTCGTCCTCACGCGGCCGACGCAGCCCCGCCTCGGCCACCCGGCGCAGGACCCGGCAGTCCGCGTTCAACGCGGCGGCGTAA
- a CDS encoding CBS domain-containing protein, which produces MTMVQMQPRSTGAAPVPRTVADAMQTAGPQVCDDMSVEVALSVMASARTAHLLVCDNDGVCTGLLTQAQLTLVRDSSVHTDRIQLRDILVVPGPFASPVTTMTEAEHAMRYRRLDALPVVDEHGNALGILALAR; this is translated from the coding sequence GTGACGATGGTTCAGATGCAGCCCCGCTCGACGGGCGCCGCCCCCGTTCCCAGGACAGTGGCCGACGCCATGCAGACGGCCGGACCGCAGGTCTGCGACGACATGAGCGTCGAGGTGGCCCTGTCCGTCATGGCGAGCGCCCGCACCGCACACCTGCTCGTCTGCGACAACGACGGCGTATGCACCGGACTTCTCACCCAGGCCCAGCTCACCCTGGTCCGCGACAGCTCCGTACACACCGACCGGATCCAGCTGCGGGACATCCTCGTCGTCCCAGGGCCCTTCGCCTCACCCGTGACCACGATGACCGAAGCCGAGCACGCGATGCGCTACCGCCGCCTCGATGCTCTGCCCGTGGTCGACGAACACGGCAACGCCCTGGGCATCCTCGCCCTGGCCCGCTGA
- a CDS encoding SCO5918 family protein, with amino-acid sequence MRCVIARFPFDLTKSGVLESMKGVKPEKVVGPSVIVGRRTYPAKQVGQVVTRQDRRDFSAGEVLRAMTQLGFTCRDHSQAAAPTRTLSAFQEASAMLGAPATV; translated from the coding sequence ATGCGCTGTGTCATCGCCCGCTTCCCCTTCGATCTCACCAAGAGCGGCGTCCTGGAATCGATGAAGGGCGTCAAGCCCGAGAAAGTCGTCGGGCCGTCCGTGATCGTCGGCCGCCGCACCTACCCTGCCAAGCAGGTCGGGCAGGTCGTCACCCGCCAGGACCGCCGCGACTTCAGCGCCGGAGAAGTCCTGCGGGCCATGACCCAGCTCGGCTTCACCTGCCGCGACCATTCCCAAGCCGCTGCACCCACACGCACGCTCAGCGCGTTCCAAGAGGCTTCCGCGATGCTCGGGGCCCCCGCAACCGTCTGA
- a CDS encoding endo-1,4-beta-xylanase, with protein MGLYALPGHGVRWRIRSLLLAVLIGVVSAVAALVTPPAAHAAESTLGAAAAQSGRYFGTAIASGRLGDSAYTGIAGREFNMVTPENEMKIDATEPQRGQFNFTAGDRVYNWAVQNGKQVRGHTLAWHSQQPGWMQSLSGSTLRQAMIDHINGVMSHYKGKIAQWDVVNEAFADGSSGARRDSNLQRTGNDWIEVAFRTARAADPAAKLCYNDYNVEDWNWAKTQAVYAMVRDFKQRGVPIDCVGFQSHFNSGSPYNSNFRTTLQSFAALGVDVAITELDIQGAPASTYANVTNDCLAVSRCLGITVWGVRDTDSWRSDQTPLLFNGDGSKKPAYTAVLNALNGGTTTPPAGGGQIKGVGSGRCLDVPGATTADGTQLQLWDCNSGTNQQWTSTAAGELRVYGNKCLDAAGTGNGTKVQIYSCWGGDNQKWRLNSDGSIVGVQSGLCLDAVASGTANGTLIQLYSCSNGSNQRWTRT; from the coding sequence ATGGGTTTGTATGCCCTTCCCGGACATGGTGTCCGGTGGAGAATCCGCAGTCTGCTGCTGGCGGTGCTTATCGGCGTCGTCAGCGCGGTCGCCGCACTGGTTACGCCGCCCGCCGCACACGCCGCCGAAAGCACGCTCGGCGCCGCGGCCGCGCAGAGCGGCCGCTACTTCGGCACCGCCATCGCCTCGGGCAGGCTGGGTGATTCGGCCTACACCGGGATCGCGGGCCGTGAGTTCAACATGGTGACGCCCGAGAACGAGATGAAGATAGACGCCACCGAGCCGCAGCGGGGCCAGTTCAACTTCACTGCCGGCGACCGCGTCTACAACTGGGCCGTGCAGAACGGCAAGCAGGTCCGCGGACACACCCTGGCCTGGCACTCCCAGCAGCCCGGCTGGATGCAGAGCCTCAGCGGCAGCACACTGCGCCAGGCGATGATCGACCACATCAACGGCGTGATGAGCCACTACAAGGGCAAGATCGCCCAGTGGGACGTCGTGAACGAGGCGTTCGCCGACGGCAGTTCGGGCGCCCGGCGGGACTCCAACCTGCAACGCACCGGCAACGACTGGATCGAGGTCGCCTTCCGCACCGCGCGCGCCGCCGACCCGGCGGCGAAGCTCTGCTACAACGACTACAACGTCGAGGACTGGAACTGGGCCAAGACCCAGGCCGTGTACGCCATGGTCCGGGACTTCAAGCAGCGGGGCGTGCCGATCGACTGCGTCGGCTTCCAGTCGCACTTCAACAGCGGCAGCCCCTACAACAGCAACTTCCGCACCACCCTGCAGAGCTTCGCCGCCCTCGGCGTCGACGTGGCCATCACCGAACTCGACATCCAGGGCGCCCCGGCCTCGACGTACGCCAACGTGACCAACGACTGTCTGGCCGTCTCGCGTTGCCTCGGCATCACCGTCTGGGGTGTACGCGACACCGACTCCTGGCGATCGGATCAGACGCCGCTGCTGTTCAACGGCGACGGCAGTAAGAAGCCCGCCTACACCGCCGTTCTCAACGCACTCAACGGCGGCACCACCACACCTCCTGCGGGCGGCGGACAGATCAAGGGCGTCGGCTCCGGCCGCTGCCTGGACGTGCCCGGCGCCACCACCGCCGACGGCACCCAGCTCCAGCTGTGGGACTGCAACAGCGGAACCAACCAGCAGTGGACGTCCACCGCCGCCGGCGAGCTCAGGGTCTACGGCAACAAGTGCCTGGACGCCGCCGGCACCGGCAACGGCACCAAGGTACAGATCTACAGCTGCTGGGGCGGCGACAACCAGAAATGGCGCCTCAACTCGGACGGGTCCATCGTCGGCGTCCAGTCCGGCCTCTGCCTCGACGCCGTCGCGAGCGGCACCGCCAACGGCACCCTGATCCAGCTCTATTCCTGCTCGAACGGCAGCAACCAACGCTGGACCCGCACCTGA
- a CDS encoding NB-ARC domain-containing protein, translating to MGSRGRWGTRAAIAVCVAAAVWLLVTAVRDGWGVADPVASVFGSVSGLVALAVSLRAVPGASTAASSRPAPPQVPDWWVNRDEAAVVVKAVRRRTGRWGNRAPVAITAGLHGAGGFGKTSLARYVAAQRSVQRRFPGGVHLITMGREVRGRAAIAAKVVEETRLLTGDTTESGSDPERAGAHLGALLAERPRTLLIIDDVWEREQLTPFLLGAERSCVRLVTTRRADVLPAAAVRIEVDRMTGDQARLLLTHRLTTPPRREVVEELVKATGRWALLLGIANKFLLDQTATGADPTDAARTLLRRLRADGPAVQDPDGTLDLNDPDQRNTAVRASIRAASTLLPHAGAEQRFNELGVFAEDESVPIDLVATLWQATGNLDETDSRALCKQMADLSLLTIETTVAGGAVTVHDVVRDYLRTELGPAGLSTANAALLDAVEASLPAAEDGSVAWWQITVGYLLDHLIEHFLDAGRAAPALVLAGDFRWIRARLHQRGPTAPWRDLDRLGAPAQPLARQLAQAAHLLTPTTPPHALDTVLRSRITDAPHWPARPLPAGTPALIDRWPPPDLPDPALMRTLTGHRGPVHAVAYSPDGVRIATSSRDTTVRMWSSVTGEALHTLTGHQGPVRAVAFSPDGRLLVTGGRDATARIWDATTGQPVRTMRGHDGPVLAVAFSPDGSLLATGSSDTTVRIWDPATGEVLHTASGHGGLVSAVVFDRDGSRLASGGADTTARLWDLTSPGPDRRPGDGPPRALRASRVLTGHRGQVRALAFTPDGSRLLSCSNDRTLRIWGPGGAVAVHDLSGVVRAAGFSPDGTRLATGSHVALVRIWDTATGQVVHSLTGHRGAVLTVAFAPDGARLVTGGNDRIALAWEPTAGSTPVPLTGRAEQLHAVVVSPNGSCVVTSSRDTAVPIWDPVTGDVTRSLRGHQGAVLAVAFSPDGTRLATSSSDRTMRLWNMETGETVRTLRGRTDQLHALAFSPDGARLATGSSDTTVRLWDPSTGAMVRILNGHRGPVRALAFHPDGTFLATASHDRTVRIWDPSTGDVVRSLVGHTDQLHTVAFSPDGRLLATGSSDTTVRLWDASTGAMVRMLSGHRGPVRAVAFSPDGSCLASGGADETIRIHAPASGEALTMMRTDSAVWSCSWSADGRVLFAGTTAGLFAFEYMAA from the coding sequence ATGGGATCACGGGGACGCTGGGGGACACGGGCCGCCATCGCCGTATGCGTGGCGGCCGCGGTGTGGCTGCTGGTGACGGCAGTGCGGGATGGCTGGGGTGTTGCCGACCCGGTGGCGAGCGTCTTCGGCTCGGTATCGGGCCTCGTCGCTCTGGCCGTGTCCTTGCGTGCGGTCCCCGGCGCATCCACGGCCGCAAGCAGCCGTCCTGCGCCGCCCCAGGTGCCGGACTGGTGGGTGAACAGAGACGAAGCGGCCGTCGTCGTCAAGGCGGTGCGCAGGCGCACCGGGCGCTGGGGGAACCGCGCCCCGGTGGCGATCACCGCCGGTCTGCACGGGGCCGGCGGGTTCGGCAAGACCAGCCTGGCGAGATACGTGGCTGCCCAGCGTTCGGTGCAGCGCCGCTTCCCGGGCGGCGTACACCTGATCACCATGGGCCGGGAGGTGCGCGGCCGTGCGGCCATCGCGGCGAAGGTCGTGGAGGAAACCCGGCTGCTCACCGGCGACACCACGGAGAGCGGTTCCGACCCCGAGCGGGCCGGAGCCCATCTCGGTGCCCTTCTCGCCGAGCGGCCGCGCACCCTGCTGATCATCGACGACGTATGGGAACGCGAGCAGCTCACCCCGTTCCTCCTGGGTGCCGAGCGCTCCTGTGTCCGGCTGGTGACCACGCGGAGGGCCGATGTGCTCCCGGCCGCCGCGGTGCGCATCGAAGTGGACCGTATGACGGGTGATCAGGCCCGACTCCTGCTCACCCACCGCCTCACCACCCCGCCGCGCCGCGAGGTGGTGGAGGAACTGGTCAAGGCGACGGGACGCTGGGCGCTGCTGCTGGGCATCGCGAACAAGTTCCTCCTCGACCAGACGGCCACCGGAGCCGACCCCACCGACGCGGCCAGAACGCTCCTGCGGCGGCTGCGTGCCGACGGGCCCGCCGTCCAGGACCCCGACGGCACCCTCGACCTCAACGACCCCGACCAGCGCAACACCGCCGTACGGGCCAGCATCCGCGCCGCCTCGACCCTCCTGCCGCACGCGGGGGCAGAGCAGCGCTTCAACGAACTCGGGGTCTTCGCCGAGGACGAGAGTGTGCCCATCGACCTGGTGGCGACGCTGTGGCAGGCCACCGGCAACCTGGACGAGACCGACTCCCGCGCCCTGTGCAAGCAGATGGCCGACCTGTCGCTGCTCACCATCGAGACGACCGTGGCCGGCGGAGCCGTCACCGTCCATGACGTCGTCCGCGACTACCTGCGTACGGAACTGGGACCCGCGGGGCTGAGCACCGCGAACGCCGCTCTGCTCGACGCCGTCGAGGCATCCCTGCCCGCAGCCGAGGACGGATCGGTGGCGTGGTGGCAGATCACGGTCGGATACCTGCTGGATCATCTCATCGAGCACTTCCTCGACGCCGGCCGAGCCGCACCTGCGCTCGTCCTCGCAGGGGACTTCCGGTGGATCCGGGCACGTCTGCACCAGCGGGGTCCCACTGCCCCCTGGCGTGACCTCGACCGCCTGGGAGCCCCGGCCCAGCCTCTCGCCCGCCAACTGGCCCAAGCCGCCCACCTGCTCACCCCCACCACCCCGCCGCACGCCCTCGACACGGTCCTGCGCAGCCGTATCACCGATGCCCCGCACTGGCCGGCCCGCCCGCTGCCCGCCGGCACACCCGCCCTCATCGACCGCTGGCCTCCTCCGGACCTGCCCGATCCCGCCCTGATGCGCACGCTCACCGGTCACCGCGGGCCGGTACACGCGGTGGCGTACAGCCCGGACGGCGTGCGTATCGCCACGAGCAGCCGTGACACGACCGTACGGATGTGGAGTTCGGTCACCGGGGAGGCGCTCCACACCCTGACCGGACACCAAGGACCGGTACGTGCTGTGGCCTTCAGCCCCGACGGCCGTCTGCTGGTCACCGGCGGCCGTGACGCGACCGCACGGATCTGGGACGCGACCACCGGCCAGCCGGTGCGCACCATGAGGGGGCACGACGGGCCGGTCCTTGCCGTGGCGTTCAGCCCGGACGGCTCTCTCCTGGCCACCGGCAGCAGCGACACGACGGTGCGGATCTGGGATCCGGCGACCGGTGAGGTGCTGCACACGGCGAGCGGTCACGGAGGCCTCGTGTCCGCCGTGGTGTTCGACCGGGACGGCTCACGTCTGGCCAGTGGCGGCGCGGACACGACCGCACGCCTCTGGGACCTCACGTCTCCCGGTCCCGACCGCAGACCGGGCGACGGCCCTCCCCGCGCTCTCCGGGCGTCGCGCGTGCTCACCGGGCACCGCGGGCAGGTGCGCGCGCTGGCGTTCACCCCCGACGGGTCCCGCCTGCTGTCCTGCAGCAACGACCGCACCCTCAGGATCTGGGGGCCCGGTGGAGCGGTGGCCGTACACGATCTGTCCGGGGTGGTGCGAGCCGCGGGCTTCAGCCCGGACGGTACCCGCCTCGCCACCGGCAGCCATGTCGCCCTCGTGCGGATCTGGGACACCGCCACCGGCCAAGTGGTGCACAGCCTGACCGGGCATCGGGGGGCGGTGCTCACGGTGGCCTTCGCCCCGGACGGCGCTCGCCTCGTCACCGGCGGGAACGACCGCATCGCCCTGGCGTGGGAACCGACGGCCGGCAGCACACCGGTGCCCCTGACCGGCCGCGCCGAGCAACTGCACGCGGTCGTCGTCAGCCCGAACGGCTCCTGCGTCGTCACCAGCAGCCGCGACACCGCTGTGCCGATCTGGGACCCCGTCACCGGCGACGTCACCCGCAGCCTGCGGGGACACCAGGGCGCGGTGCTGGCCGTGGCCTTCAGCCCGGACGGCACCCGCCTGGCGACCAGCAGCAGCGACAGGACGATGCGGCTGTGGAACATGGAAACCGGCGAGACGGTACGCACCTTGCGGGGACGCACCGACCAGCTGCATGCGCTGGCGTTCAGCCCGGACGGCGCGCGCTTGGCCACCGGCAGCAGCGATACGACGGTGCGGCTCTGGGACCCCTCCACGGGGGCCATGGTGCGCATCCTGAACGGCCATCGAGGGCCGGTGCGTGCGCTCGCCTTCCACCCCGACGGCACGTTCCTGGCCACCGCCAGCCACGACAGAACGGTGCGGATCTGGGATCCGTCCACCGGCGACGTGGTTCGCTCCCTGGTCGGCCACACCGACCAGCTGCACACGGTGGCCTTCAGCCCGGACGGCCGGCTGCTGGCCACCGGCAGCAGCGATACGACGGTGCGGCTCTGGGATGCGTCCACCGGGGCCATGGTGCGCATGTTGAGCGGTCATCGCGGACCGGTGCGAGCGGTGGCCTTCAGCCCCGACGGCTCCTGCCTCGCCAGCGGCGGAGCGGATGAGACCATACGGATCCACGCCCCCGCCAGCGGGGAGGCCCTGACCATGATGCGCACCGACAGCGCCGTGTGGTCGTGTTCCTGGTCCGCGGACGGCCGGGTCCTGTTCGCGGGGACGACGGCCGGGTTGTTCGCCTTCGAGTACATGGCCGCCTGA
- a CDS encoding PadR family transcriptional regulator has product MALEHAILVSLLEKPASGYELARRFERSIGYFWTATHQQIYRVLKRMENDGWVDARDVPQHGRPDKKEYSVADLGRAALSSWLHDPIEPESVRHDLAVKIRGAAFDDPAALIQEVERHRQAHRDRLAHYLAGEERDFTGPEANAAPPDAPLDAERELQHVVLRGGIAYERMMIGWLEDVLATLARFGPGH; this is encoded by the coding sequence ATGGCGCTCGAACACGCGATCCTGGTGTCGCTCCTGGAGAAGCCGGCGTCCGGCTATGAGCTGGCCCGGCGTTTCGAGCGGTCCATCGGCTACTTCTGGACCGCGACCCACCAGCAGATCTACCGCGTGCTCAAGCGCATGGAGAACGACGGCTGGGTCGATGCCCGCGACGTCCCGCAGCACGGACGGCCGGACAAGAAGGAGTACTCCGTCGCCGACCTCGGCCGGGCCGCGCTGTCCTCGTGGCTGCACGACCCGATCGAGCCGGAGAGCGTCCGCCACGACCTGGCGGTGAAGATCCGCGGTGCCGCGTTCGACGACCCGGCCGCCCTGATCCAGGAGGTGGAACGTCACCGGCAGGCGCACCGCGACCGGCTGGCGCACTACCTCGCGGGCGAGGAGCGCGACTTCACCGGGCCCGAGGCGAACGCGGCCCCGCCGGACGCGCCGCTCGACGCGGAACGCGAACTCCAGCACGTCGTCCTGCGCGGCGGCATCGCCTACGAGCGGATGATGATCGGCTGGCTGGAGGATGTGCTCGCCACGCTGGCCCGCTTCGGCCCCGGCCACTGA